In the Ipomoea triloba cultivar NCNSP0323 chromosome 6, ASM357664v1 genome, one interval contains:
- the LOC116022225 gene encoding phosphoglycolate phosphatase 2-like isoform X3, with protein MNGQLVNSRSECLSSHNVKELLDSVNAFLFDCDGVIWKGDKLIDGIPEALDMLRRRDEIFSSSFAAAMYLKVCNFPTDKKVYVIGEEGILEELELAGFTGLGGPADGKKTLELKSGFIFEHDKSVGLDQYINYYKLQYGTLCVRENPGCLFIATNRDAVGHMTDQQEWPGAGCMVGAMCGSTQKEPIVVGKPSTFMMDFLLQKFNIATSRMCMVGDRLDTDILFGKNSGCQTLLVLSDQNINQCPKITVFIF; from the exons ATGAACGGCCAGCTTGTAAATTCACGCTCCGAGTGTCTCTCCTCCCATAATGTCAAAGAGCTTCTCGATTCCGTCAATGCTTTTCTCTTTGATTGCGACG gCGTGATTTGGAAAGGTGATAAATTGATAGATGGAATCCCTGAGGCACTCGACATGCTTCGTCGCAGG GACGAGATATTCTCATCATCGTTTGCTGCTGCAATGTATTTGAAGGTTTGCAACTTTCCCACTGACAAGAAG GTTTATGTAATAGGCGAGGAAGGCATATTGGAGGAGCTTGAGCTTGCTGGCTTTACAGGGCTTGGTGGTCCG GCAGATGGAAAGAAGACTCTGGAACTGAAATCAGGATTCATTTTTGAGCATGACAAGAGT GTTGGACTTGATCAATACATCAATTACTACAAGCTGCA GTATGGAACACTTTGTGTACGTGAGAACCCCGGATGCCTATTTATTGCTACCAATCGTGATGCAGTGGGGCACATGACCGATCAACAAGAGTGGCCGG GTGCTGGATGTATGGTTGGTGCAATGTGTGGATCAACTCAGAAAGAGCCTATTGTAGTTGGGAAACCATCAACCTTCATGATGGATTTTTTACTACAGAA ATTCAATATTGCTACCTCGAGGATGTGTATGGTTGGTGACAGATTGGACACAGATATCTTATTTGGAAAGAATTCTGGCTGCCAAACTCTCCTTGTTCTTTCAG ATCAGAACATCAATCAATGCCCCAAAATCACAGTTTTCATCTTCTGA
- the LOC116022225 gene encoding phosphoglycolate phosphatase 2-like isoform X2 has product MNGQLVNSRSECLSSHNVKELLDSVNAFLFDCDGVIWKGDKLIDGIPEALDMLRRRDEIFSSSFAAAMYLKVCNFPTDKKVYVIGEEGILEELELAGFTGLGGPADGKKTLELKSGFIFEHDKSVGLDQYINYYKLQYGTLCVRENPGCLFIATNRDAVGHMTDQQEWPGAGCMVGAMCGSTQKEPIVVGKPSTFMMDFLLQNSYCFADSILLPRGCVWLVTDWTQISYLERILAAKLSLFFQIRTSINAPKSQFSSSDETEQVD; this is encoded by the exons ATGAACGGCCAGCTTGTAAATTCACGCTCCGAGTGTCTCTCCTCCCATAATGTCAAAGAGCTTCTCGATTCCGTCAATGCTTTTCTCTTTGATTGCGACG gCGTGATTTGGAAAGGTGATAAATTGATAGATGGAATCCCTGAGGCACTCGACATGCTTCGTCGCAGG GACGAGATATTCTCATCATCGTTTGCTGCTGCAATGTATTTGAAGGTTTGCAACTTTCCCACTGACAAGAAG GTTTATGTAATAGGCGAGGAAGGCATATTGGAGGAGCTTGAGCTTGCTGGCTTTACAGGGCTTGGTGGTCCG GCAGATGGAAAGAAGACTCTGGAACTGAAATCAGGATTCATTTTTGAGCATGACAAGAGT GTTGGACTTGATCAATACATCAATTACTACAAGCTGCA GTATGGAACACTTTGTGTACGTGAGAACCCCGGATGCCTATTTATTGCTACCAATCGTGATGCAGTGGGGCACATGACCGATCAACAAGAGTGGCCGG GTGCTGGATGTATGGTTGGTGCAATGTGTGGATCAACTCAGAAAGAGCCTATTGTAGTTGGGAAACCATCAACCTTCATGATGGATTTTTTACTACAGAA TTCTTATTGTTTTGCAGATTCAATATTGCTACCTCGAGGATGTGTATGGTTGGTGACAGATTGGACACAGATATCTTATTTGGAAAGAATTCTGGCTGCCAAACTCTCCTTGTTCTTTCAG ATCAGAACATCAATCAATGCCCCAAAATCACAGTTTTCATCTTCTGATGAAACAGAACAGGTTGATTAG
- the LOC116022225 gene encoding phosphoglycolate phosphatase 2-like isoform X1: MNGQLVNSRSECLSSHNVKELLDSVNAFLFDCDGVIWKGDKLIDGIPEALDMLRRRDEIFSSSFAAAMYLKVCNFPTDKKVYVIGEEGILEELELAGFTGLGGPADGKKTLELKSGFIFEHDKSVGLDQYINYYKLQYGTLCVRENPGCLFIATNRDAVGHMTDQQEWPGAGCMVGAMCGSTQKEPIVVGKPSTFMMDFLLQNSYCFADSILLPRGCVWLVTDWTQISYLERILAAKLSLFFQNRLIRSRWSGRTCVNPPRKQTSSRTPSFKPKRAIDLMMILQFFPQQ, from the exons ATGAACGGCCAGCTTGTAAATTCACGCTCCGAGTGTCTCTCCTCCCATAATGTCAAAGAGCTTCTCGATTCCGTCAATGCTTTTCTCTTTGATTGCGACG gCGTGATTTGGAAAGGTGATAAATTGATAGATGGAATCCCTGAGGCACTCGACATGCTTCGTCGCAGG GACGAGATATTCTCATCATCGTTTGCTGCTGCAATGTATTTGAAGGTTTGCAACTTTCCCACTGACAAGAAG GTTTATGTAATAGGCGAGGAAGGCATATTGGAGGAGCTTGAGCTTGCTGGCTTTACAGGGCTTGGTGGTCCG GCAGATGGAAAGAAGACTCTGGAACTGAAATCAGGATTCATTTTTGAGCATGACAAGAGT GTTGGACTTGATCAATACATCAATTACTACAAGCTGCA GTATGGAACACTTTGTGTACGTGAGAACCCCGGATGCCTATTTATTGCTACCAATCGTGATGCAGTGGGGCACATGACCGATCAACAAGAGTGGCCGG GTGCTGGATGTATGGTTGGTGCAATGTGTGGATCAACTCAGAAAGAGCCTATTGTAGTTGGGAAACCATCAACCTTCATGATGGATTTTTTACTACAGAA TTCTTATTGTTTTGCAGATTCAATATTGCTACCTCGAGGATGTGTATGGTTGGTGACAGATTGGACACAGATATCTTATTTGGAAAGAATTCTGGCTGCCAAACTCTCCTTGTTCTTTCAG AACAGGTTGATTAGAAGCAGATGGTCGGGAAGAACATGCGTGAATCCTCCTCGAAAACAAACAAGTAGTAGAACTCCATCCTTCAAACCCAAAAGGGCTATTGACTTGATGATGATCCTCCAGTTTTTTCCCCAACAGTAG
- the LOC116022225 gene encoding phosphoglycolate phosphatase 2-like isoform X5, protein MNGQLVNSRSECLSSHNVKELLDSVNAFLFDCDGVIWKGDKLIDGIPEALDMLRRRDEIFSSSFAAAMYLKVCNFPTDKKVYVIGEEGILEELELAGFTGLGGPADGKKTLELKSGFIFEHDKSVGLDQYINYYKLQYGTLCVRENPGCLFIATNRDAVGHMTDQQEWPGAGCMVGAMCGSTQKEPIVVGKPSTFMMDFLLQKFNIATSRMCMVGDRLDTDILFGKNSGCQTLLVLSEQVD, encoded by the exons ATGAACGGCCAGCTTGTAAATTCACGCTCCGAGTGTCTCTCCTCCCATAATGTCAAAGAGCTTCTCGATTCCGTCAATGCTTTTCTCTTTGATTGCGACG gCGTGATTTGGAAAGGTGATAAATTGATAGATGGAATCCCTGAGGCACTCGACATGCTTCGTCGCAGG GACGAGATATTCTCATCATCGTTTGCTGCTGCAATGTATTTGAAGGTTTGCAACTTTCCCACTGACAAGAAG GTTTATGTAATAGGCGAGGAAGGCATATTGGAGGAGCTTGAGCTTGCTGGCTTTACAGGGCTTGGTGGTCCG GCAGATGGAAAGAAGACTCTGGAACTGAAATCAGGATTCATTTTTGAGCATGACAAGAGT GTTGGACTTGATCAATACATCAATTACTACAAGCTGCA GTATGGAACACTTTGTGTACGTGAGAACCCCGGATGCCTATTTATTGCTACCAATCGTGATGCAGTGGGGCACATGACCGATCAACAAGAGTGGCCGG GTGCTGGATGTATGGTTGGTGCAATGTGTGGATCAACTCAGAAAGAGCCTATTGTAGTTGGGAAACCATCAACCTTCATGATGGATTTTTTACTACAGAA ATTCAATATTGCTACCTCGAGGATGTGTATGGTTGGTGACAGATTGGACACAGATATCTTATTTGGAAAGAATTCTGGCTGCCAAACTCTCCTTGTTCTTTCAG AACAGGTTGATTAG
- the LOC116022225 gene encoding phosphoglycolate phosphatase 2-like isoform X4 → MSKSFSIPSMLFSLIATDEIFSSSFAAAMYLKVCNFPTDKKVYVIGEEGILEELELAGFTGLGGPADGKKTLELKSGFIFEHDKSVGLDQYINYYKLQYGTLCVRENPGCLFIATNRDAVGHMTDQQEWPGAGCMVGAMCGSTQKEPIVVGKPSTFMMDFLLQNSYCFADSILLPRGCVWLVTDWTQISYLERILAAKLSLFFQNRLIRSRWSGRTCVNPPRKQTSSRTPSFKPKRAIDLMMILQFFPQQ, encoded by the exons ATGTCAAAGAGCTTCTCGATTCCGTCAATGCTTTTCTCTTTGATTGCGACG GACGAGATATTCTCATCATCGTTTGCTGCTGCAATGTATTTGAAGGTTTGCAACTTTCCCACTGACAAGAAG GTTTATGTAATAGGCGAGGAAGGCATATTGGAGGAGCTTGAGCTTGCTGGCTTTACAGGGCTTGGTGGTCCG GCAGATGGAAAGAAGACTCTGGAACTGAAATCAGGATTCATTTTTGAGCATGACAAGAGT GTTGGACTTGATCAATACATCAATTACTACAAGCTGCA GTATGGAACACTTTGTGTACGTGAGAACCCCGGATGCCTATTTATTGCTACCAATCGTGATGCAGTGGGGCACATGACCGATCAACAAGAGTGGCCGG GTGCTGGATGTATGGTTGGTGCAATGTGTGGATCAACTCAGAAAGAGCCTATTGTAGTTGGGAAACCATCAACCTTCATGATGGATTTTTTACTACAGAA TTCTTATTGTTTTGCAGATTCAATATTGCTACCTCGAGGATGTGTATGGTTGGTGACAGATTGGACACAGATATCTTATTTGGAAAGAATTCTGGCTGCCAAACTCTCCTTGTTCTTTCAG AACAGGTTGATTAGAAGCAGATGGTCGGGAAGAACATGCGTGAATCCTCCTCGAAAACAAACAAGTAGTAGAACTCCATCCTTCAAACCCAAAAGGGCTATTGACTTGATGATGATCCTCCAGTTTTTTCCCCAACAGTAG